The proteins below come from a single Saccharophagus degradans 2-40 genomic window:
- a CDS encoding energy transducer TonB: MTTVLTTPINDGSSIRILLVAPLAAFTTAVLVMFMYKLVVTNFVAPKDKPELIIPEVTWEEPVVETILDKSKPELNEAVEMPPVILPNEGPVDDGLDVTIPTTGAGTFELTFNPNSTNNSYPIARVMVGAQYPSTAAARGIEGYVDVQFDVAASGATENIQVVGYEPSTIFNRAATRAAAKWKFQPKMIDGKPVRFEGMVKRVRFEMQK, encoded by the coding sequence ATGACAACAGTACTTACTACCCCAATAAACGACGGTTCTTCAATACGCATTCTTTTAGTTGCACCCCTCGCAGCGTTTACAACTGCTGTGTTGGTAATGTTTATGTACAAATTAGTGGTAACAAACTTTGTTGCCCCAAAAGACAAGCCTGAGCTAATAATTCCCGAAGTAACCTGGGAGGAGCCGGTAGTTGAAACGATACTTGATAAATCTAAACCCGAATTAAATGAAGCTGTTGAAATGCCCCCAGTTATCTTGCCTAACGAAGGCCCAGTGGATGATGGATTGGACGTGACTATTCCCACCACGGGGGCAGGAACATTTGAATTAACATTTAACCCCAACTCAACTAATAACAGCTACCCAATAGCGCGCGTAATGGTTGGGGCGCAATACCCATCAACGGCCGCGGCAAGGGGTATAGAAGGTTATGTCGATGTGCAGTTTGATGTTGCCGCTTCCGGGGCCACTGAAAATATTCAAGTAGTGGGTTACGAGCCTTCAACAATATTTAACCGCGCCGCTACCCGTGCCGCCGCGAAATGGAAGTTTCAACCCAAAATGATAGATGGAAAACCCGTAAGGTTTGAAGGCATGGTTAAGCGCGTGCGCTTTGAAATGCAAAAGTAA
- a CDS encoding M56 family metallopeptidase translates to MILTVDTFNLITLLCIKPLCAIGLCVYLLRSNPVRSAAKNNWLVFLGVLSPMLVVVSYGLLPSVGVPLVPSEWMQQGTIDIASLFQQESIGFYLLVSAVAVFMLGIVWGISYLLNGIAEIHRLTRNASQCTNKKILSCLNQSKAALQITGRVELKLSEGINAPVMWGVVNPTILLPAKSEQWQEGVLQRVLAHELAHIKRADWPVKMSVHILCCLFWFIPPVWWLAKKHEWFAELACDDMVVNALHCRAEYANDLLNFATHENQASIATLGFMKKSELYLRINAVLDGAKQRSAINTKEKLWLLIVWVGLLLPMSVAQALPKASSQYVQPVEYFPVWLPTGSSEKSRKSKSAIFTAEQPKVLTLTDLQTHFSSVPTTYRTNETMRITASRADALTASNSGVDVPQNPAALEQALVHGLEQRPQVKLEGFLPVNLVSPSYPSRALERGVEGRVTVQFDIDTKGKAVNVKIVQSTARGIFDKAVLKALEQSQFQPIRVNGHPIITKNVNETFLFTLASNQ, encoded by the coding sequence ATGATACTTACCGTAGATACCTTCAACCTAATTACTTTGTTGTGCATAAAGCCCTTATGCGCCATTGGGTTGTGTGTGTATCTGTTGCGATCTAACCCCGTGCGATCTGCAGCAAAAAATAATTGGTTGGTATTTCTTGGGGTATTGTCGCCGATGTTAGTGGTTGTGAGTTATGGCCTATTGCCCAGTGTAGGTGTACCGCTAGTACCAAGTGAATGGATGCAGCAAGGCACAATCGATATTGCCAGTTTATTTCAACAGGAAAGTATTGGGTTTTACTTACTTGTTAGCGCGGTTGCTGTATTTATGTTGGGTATTGTGTGGGGCATAAGCTACCTGCTTAACGGAATAGCCGAAATACACAGGCTTACTCGCAATGCGAGCCAGTGTACGAATAAAAAAATATTAAGCTGCTTAAACCAAAGTAAAGCCGCACTGCAAATAACTGGGCGGGTAGAGCTAAAGCTAAGTGAAGGTATTAACGCACCAGTAATGTGGGGCGTAGTTAACCCCACAATTTTATTACCAGCAAAAAGTGAGCAGTGGCAAGAAGGCGTGCTGCAGCGTGTATTGGCCCACGAGCTAGCGCACATTAAGCGCGCAGACTGGCCAGTAAAAATGAGTGTGCATATATTGTGCTGCTTGTTTTGGTTTATACCACCTGTTTGGTGGCTAGCTAAAAAGCACGAGTGGTTTGCAGAGTTAGCATGTGACGATATGGTGGTTAACGCTTTGCATTGTCGCGCCGAGTATGCCAACGATTTGTTGAATTTTGCTACCCACGAAAACCAGGCGTCTATAGCTACCCTTGGTTTTATGAAAAAGTCCGAGCTTTACTTACGCATAAACGCTGTATTAGATGGTGCTAAACAGCGCAGCGCGATAAATACTAAAGAAAAATTATGGTTGTTAATTGTGTGGGTTGGCTTGCTGCTGCCTATGTCGGTGGCGCAAGCCTTACCTAAGGCGAGTAGCCAGTATGTGCAACCCGTGGAATATTTTCCCGTATGGTTGCCGACAGGTAGCAGTGAAAAGTCGCGCAAGAGTAAGTCTGCCATTTTTACTGCGGAGCAACCTAAGGTATTAACGTTAACCGATTTACAAACACATTTTTCGTCGGTGCCAACTACTTATCGTACTAACGAAACAATGCGAATAACGGCAAGCCGTGCTGATGCTCTTACAGCGTCAAACAGTGGTGTAGATGTTCCGCAAAACCCTGCAGCGCTTGAACAAGCGTTAGTGCACGGGTTAGAGCAGCGCCCACAAGTTAAGTTAGAAGGTTTTTTGCCCGTAAATTTGGTGTCGCCCAGCTACCCATCGCGCGCGTTAGAGCGGGGTGTAGAAGGCAGAGTTACAGTGCAGTTTGATATAGATACCAAGGGTAAGGCTGTTAACGTAAAAATTGTGCAATCAACCGCACGCGGCATATTTGATAAGGCAGTGCTAAAAGCGTTGGAGCAGTCGCAATTTCAGCCAATACGTGTAAATGGCCATCCAATTATTACAAAAAACGTCAACGAAACGTTTTTATTTACGCTAGCTTCCAACCAGTAA
- a CDS encoding BlaI/MecI/CopY family transcriptional regulator codes for MPPSELSKLSRRERQIVDILYELNQASAQDVLDRLPEPPSYSAVRAMLARMVDKKLVQFHNEGGKYIYSPMGKEEDAQLSALQRLIKTFFRGSRVKAVNALLETDADKLSTREIEELERTIARIKAVQNSGKK; via the coding sequence ATGCCGCCAAGTGAATTAAGTAAGCTAAGCCGACGCGAAAGACAAATAGTGGATATTTTGTATGAGCTTAATCAAGCCTCTGCGCAGGATGTGTTAGACCGCTTACCCGAGCCACCAAGCTACTCCGCAGTGCGTGCAATGCTTGCGCGTATGGTAGATAAAAAACTCGTGCAGTTTCACAACGAAGGCGGCAAATATATTTACTCGCCAATGGGCAAAGAAGAAGACGCGCAGCTTTCCGCACTGCAACGTTTAATAAAAACATTCTTTCGCGGTTCGCGAGTTAAAGCGGTAAACGCGCTGCTAGAAACCGATGCGGATAAATTGAGTACAAGAGAAATAGAAGAGTTAGAACGAACAATAGCTCGCATTAAAGCCGTACAAAATAGCGGAAAAAAATAA
- a CDS encoding OmpA family protein produces the protein MKELLYSLTKISSVATVAGVLLTGCMTYDPYTGEEKTSNATKGAGIGAVTGAIIGAATSSDKDRDRGIITGAVAGAAIGGGVGYYMDKQEAELRHQLQGTGVQVRREGNNLFLVMPGNITFDTAQYSIRSQFYEVLDSVAVVLKKYDKTAILVSGHTDNRGSSDYNQTLSEQRAGSVKAYLMQKGVAAGRVNSVGYGYRYPVASNDSAAGREQNRRVELKLEPIE, from the coding sequence ATGAAGGAATTACTTTACAGCCTGACCAAAATATCATCGGTGGCCACTGTAGCTGGCGTATTGCTTACTGGCTGTATGACTTACGATCCTTACACTGGTGAAGAAAAAACCAGTAACGCGACTAAAGGCGCAGGTATTGGCGCGGTAACCGGCGCAATTATTGGTGCTGCTACATCAAGCGATAAAGATCGCGACCGCGGAATTATTACCGGTGCTGTAGCAGGCGCGGCCATAGGTGGTGGTGTTGGTTACTACATGGACAAACAAGAAGCAGAGCTTCGTCACCAATTGCAGGGCACTGGTGTACAGGTGCGCCGCGAAGGTAATAACTTATTTTTGGTAATGCCTGGCAACATTACTTTCGATACTGCTCAGTACAGCATTCGCAGCCAATTCTACGAAGTATTAGATTCTGTGGCGGTTGTGCTTAAGAAATATGATAAAACCGCTATTTTAGTGTCGGGTCACACCGATAACCGCGGCAGCTCAGATTACAACCAAACCCTAAGCGAGCAACGTGCAGGCAGCGTAAAAGCCTACCTAATGCAAAAAGGTGTTGCGGCAGGTCGTGTTAACTCTGTGGGCTATGGTTACCGCTACCCAGTGGCCTCTAACGATAGCGCAGCTGGCAGAGAGCAAAACCGCCGTGTAGAACTTAAGCTAGAGCCTATTGAATAA
- a CDS encoding leucine-rich repeat domain-containing protein yields MVNKILCAAILANLLTGCAKYSVAVNDNTVYTPPPIFTAFSTPDRNLQRCIDATIKENHLTQAEQLKRLFCPNSEIKNLNGIEIFKGIVVLDLSNNQIVDITPIKALQNVKQVNLAGNAIETLAPLANNKKLEQVLAAKNAKLECDSTVPLKHIKELSLPAHCNN; encoded by the coding sequence ATGGTTAATAAAATTTTGTGCGCAGCAATTTTAGCTAATTTGCTAACAGGTTGCGCGAAATATTCTGTCGCCGTTAACGACAATACAGTTTACACCCCGCCGCCTATCTTTACCGCGTTTTCTACGCCAGATAGGAACCTACAGCGCTGTATTGACGCTACTATCAAGGAAAACCACTTAACCCAAGCTGAACAGCTAAAGCGCTTATTTTGCCCTAATAGTGAGATTAAGAACCTGAACGGGATTGAAATTTTTAAAGGTATTGTCGTTTTGGATCTTTCGAATAATCAGATAGTGGATATTACACCAATTAAGGCCCTGCAAAATGTTAAACAGGTTAACTTAGCGGGGAATGCGATTGAAACACTCGCGCCGCTAGCTAACAATAAGAAGCTTGAGCAGGTACTGGCAGCCAAAAACGCGAAACTTGAATGCGATAGCACTGTACCGCTTAAACATATTAAAGAGTTATCCCTACCTGCACACTGCAATAACTAA
- a CDS encoding PilZ domain-containing protein gives MEERRKYERTPTSIRVEISHPAFGYIIGSAKDVSDGGAQVTVENLPTVPPVGTIVDVKFKKLVGRINETPVPMRVMHTYRNVLGLMFVGS, from the coding sequence GTGGAGGAGCGCAGAAAATACGAACGCACGCCTACCAGTATACGGGTTGAAATATCCCACCCTGCATTCGGCTACATAATTGGCTCAGCTAAAGATGTATCCGACGGTGGCGCACAGGTTACGGTGGAAAACCTGCCCACTGTGCCCCCAGTAGGCACCATTGTCGATGTGAAATTTAAAAAGCTGGTGGGCCGAATAAACGAAACTCCGGTACCTATGCGTGTAATGCACACTTATCGCAACGTGTTAGGGTTAATGTTCGTAGGGAGCTAA
- a CDS encoding MBL fold metallo-hydrolase: MKFASLGSGSSGNATVIACGDVVLLVDCGFGIKDTERRLARLGLEAKDISAIVVTHEHSDHIKGVAPLARKYKMPVYMTRGTFLAREYGNIPSLHLIENYQPFSIAHLTVTPVAVPHDAREPAQYTITSPDYGVLGVLTDLGYITPHVVEAYLTCDALLVEANHDLDMLARGPYPYSLRQRVASNWGHLNNQQTANLLSQLPLLNLQHLVVGHISQKNNTVELAAKSIDNILPEPVLNRIHYACQDEGFDWLAISPKK, encoded by the coding sequence TTGAAGTTTGCGTCCCTAGGCAGTGGTAGTTCTGGTAACGCCACTGTTATAGCCTGCGGCGATGTTGTGCTACTGGTGGACTGCGGTTTTGGTATTAAAGATACCGAGCGGCGATTGGCACGCCTGGGTCTAGAAGCCAAAGATATCTCGGCTATTGTGGTCACCCACGAGCACTCCGACCATATTAAAGGTGTGGCGCCTCTTGCCCGTAAATACAAAATGCCGGTGTATATGACGCGTGGTACATTTTTAGCACGCGAATACGGCAACATACCCTCTCTGCACTTAATCGAAAATTATCAACCCTTTAGCATTGCCCACTTAACGGTTACCCCTGTAGCCGTGCCGCACGATGCGCGAGAGCCTGCGCAATACACCATCACCTCGCCAGATTATGGCGTATTGGGCGTGCTAACTGATTTGGGTTATATAACGCCGCACGTCGTGGAGGCTTATTTAACTTGCGATGCACTACTGGTTGAGGCAAACCACGATTTGGATATGCTCGCGCGCGGGCCTTACCCTTATTCACTGCGCCAACGTGTAGCGAGTAATTGGGGTCACCTTAATAATCAGCAAACGGCTAACTTACTTAGCCAGTTACCTTTGCTCAATCTGCAGCATTTAGTTGTAGGTCATATCAGTCAAAAAAATAATACTGTTGAGTTGGCTGCCAAATCTATTGATAACATTCTTCCCGAACCCGTGTTAAACCGCATTCATTACGCCTGCCAAGATGAAGGGTTTGATTGGCTGGCAATATCGCCTAAAAAGTAA
- the bamC gene encoding outer membrane protein assembly factor BamC, whose translation MNVIRCSSVALLSTLALLSGCSSLWGDKGMFRAREKDYVHAGDIQPITLPAGMESAPLDPLHIIPPINSKDEFGDAVDLSEYRVPRPVPLANEDDAVGVKIQKLGGERWIFLNASTAQVWPQTQSFLSEYNVLPLKSVPEKGLIESDWVHFRDDTSTKSRYRILIEKGIHPDTTEIHVLHAQFPVDANIALDESFVWPEQSSSSEREAWLMDELAMVLAESVDNSAASLMGQNVGGNTKAQYARVNGEPVVTLRLPYARAWASVSHATEADGFVEYETNSDLGLVYIGFPYFADDKPGFWGSLAFWGEDKRAPETSRYALTDILAHLSDSKDARAAFASVPGAAFGKELPLAQGYLVALEQKDGLVIVRIRDHRGVRLAPEEAKNILRVLRNRLI comes from the coding sequence ATGAATGTAATTCGTTGTTCTTCGGTAGCTTTACTTTCCACCCTCGCGCTTTTATCTGGTTGTTCTTCCTTGTGGGGCGACAAAGGCATGTTCCGTGCGCGCGAAAAAGATTACGTTCACGCGGGGGATATACAGCCAATTACTTTACCTGCGGGCATGGAGTCTGCTCCGCTAGACCCATTGCATATTATTCCGCCTATTAACTCGAAAGATGAGTTTGGCGATGCAGTAGACCTGTCTGAATACCGCGTGCCACGCCCTGTGCCTTTAGCCAACGAAGACGATGCCGTTGGGGTAAAAATTCAAAAACTGGGTGGCGAGCGTTGGATATTCCTAAACGCTTCCACCGCGCAGGTGTGGCCACAAACACAAAGCTTTTTGTCTGAATACAATGTTCTGCCTTTAAAAAGCGTGCCAGAGAAAGGCTTAATCGAATCCGATTGGGTGCACTTTCGCGACGATACCAGTACCAAATCGCGCTACCGTATTCTTATAGAAAAAGGCATCCACCCAGATACCACCGAAATTCATGTTTTACATGCTCAGTTCCCTGTAGATGCCAATATTGCCTTAGATGAAAGCTTTGTTTGGCCTGAGCAGTCAAGCAGCAGCGAACGCGAAGCGTGGCTAATGGACGAACTGGCCATGGTGTTGGCCGAAAGCGTAGATAACAGCGCGGCCTCCCTTATGGGCCAAAATGTGGGGGGCAACACCAAGGCGCAATACGCACGTGTTAATGGTGAGCCGGTTGTTACTCTGCGCCTACCTTATGCGCGTGCTTGGGCGTCGGTGTCGCATGCTACCGAGGCCGATGGCTTTGTAGAGTACGAAACTAACAGCGACTTGGGTTTGGTGTATATCGGGTTCCCATATTTTGCCGACGATAAGCCCGGGTTTTGGGGCAGCTTGGCGTTTTGGGGTGAAGATAAACGCGCGCCAGAAACATCGCGCTATGCGCTTACTGACATTCTCGCGCACTTAAGCGATAGTAAAGATGCCCGCGCAGCGTTTGCCTCGGTGCCTGGCGCCGCGTTTGGTAAAGAATTACCTCTGGCTCAAGGTTACCTTGTTGCATTAGAGCAAAAAGATGGCTTAGTGATTGTGCGTATTCGCGATCATCGCGGCGTGCGCTTAGCGCCAGAAGAAGCGAAAAATATTCTTAGAGTATTACGCAACCGCCTCATCTAA
- the dapA gene encoding 4-hydroxy-tetrahydrodipicolinate synthase — MLRGSMVALVTPMQADGSLDWEALHKLVDWHLQEGTDAIVAVGTTGESATLDVKEHIAVIRAVVDQVNGRVPVIAGTGANSTSEAIELTQAAKDGGVDACLLVAPYYNKPTQEGLFLHHQKIAASVAIPQLLYNVPGRTAVDMLPETIVRLSHVDNIVGVKEATGDIARVGQILESAKAGFLLISGDDDTAVDFIAAGGVGEISVTANVAPKLVAQMCELAAQGKVEEARAINARLADVHTAMFLESNPIPVKWALAKMGLMPNGIRLPLTPLDAKYHLQVEQALRAANLL, encoded by the coding sequence ATGCTTCGTGGCAGTATGGTTGCCCTAGTTACCCCAATGCAGGCGGATGGTTCGCTAGATTGGGAGGCTCTCCATAAGCTGGTTGACTGGCATTTGCAGGAAGGTACCGATGCAATTGTTGCAGTGGGCACCACCGGCGAAAGCGCAACTCTCGATGTTAAAGAGCATATCGCCGTTATTCGGGCTGTTGTCGATCAAGTAAACGGCAGGGTGCCTGTTATTGCTGGTACTGGCGCCAACTCTACCAGCGAAGCCATTGAGCTTACTCAAGCGGCCAAAGATGGCGGTGTAGATGCTTGCCTGCTGGTTGCCCCTTATTACAACAAGCCCACCCAAGAGGGCTTGTTCCTTCACCATCAAAAAATTGCTGCAAGCGTGGCCATTCCTCAGCTTCTATATAACGTACCTGGCCGCACAGCGGTAGATATGCTGCCCGAGACCATTGTGCGTTTATCCCATGTCGATAATATTGTTGGCGTGAAAGAAGCCACGGGCGATATAGCGCGGGTAGGGCAAATACTTGAAAGCGCCAAAGCAGGCTTTTTGTTGATATCTGGCGATGATGATACCGCGGTGGACTTTATTGCCGCTGGTGGTGTGGGGGAAATCTCTGTAACCGCCAACGTGGCGCCTAAATTAGTTGCGCAAATGTGCGAACTTGCAGCGCAAGGTAAGGTCGAAGAAGCGCGTGCTATTAATGCGCGCCTAGCCGATGTGCATACGGCCATGTTTTTAGAGTCTAACCCTATACCGGTAAAATGGGCTCTGGCAAAAATGGGCTTAATGCCTAATGGTATTCGCTTGCCTCTTACCCCGTTAGACGCAAAGTATCACTTGCAAGTAGAGCAAGCACTGCGCGCGGCTAACTTACTGTAA
- the lpxL gene encoding LpxL/LpxP family Kdo(2)-lipid IV(A) lauroyl/palmitoleoyl acyltransferase, translating into MSQSEADSLKAPLHPKYWPTWCVFGLWWLLVVLLPLPIQMWLGGKLGRLAAKLSERRARITRKNLELCFPEKNEQEREALFWESMESAGKGFFESGMAWFGPQWRLRRWYTIEGLEHLQAAHDEGKGVLLLGIHFTTIEICAAFINQSYSIDGFYRPHKNPVYEYVQRWGRVRHNPYSHTIPRSDVRGIIRNLRNKRAINYAPDQDYGKKHSVFAPFFGIPAATVTAPSQLIRVGKAKAIPYVTGRHSDDSGYYIRFYPPMDELGQGDEQADAELINAFVEREVRRNPGQYLWSHRRFKTRPDGEKDFYRVEHMPWKQRRLKQEQQRKRK; encoded by the coding sequence ATGTCGCAGTCTGAAGCCGATAGCTTAAAAGCGCCGCTCCACCCTAAATATTGGCCCACTTGGTGTGTGTTTGGTTTGTGGTGGCTGCTGGTTGTGCTTTTGCCTTTGCCAATACAAATGTGGTTGGGGGGCAAGTTAGGGCGGTTGGCTGCAAAGCTAAGTGAGCGGCGCGCACGTATTACGCGTAAAAATTTAGAATTGTGCTTTCCCGAAAAAAACGAGCAAGAGCGCGAAGCCTTGTTTTGGGAATCGATGGAGTCGGCAGGCAAGGGTTTCTTTGAATCGGGTATGGCTTGGTTTGGACCGCAGTGGCGCTTGCGCCGCTGGTACACCATAGAAGGTTTAGAGCATTTGCAGGCCGCGCACGATGAAGGTAAGGGCGTGTTATTGCTAGGTATTCACTTTACTACCATCGAAATTTGCGCAGCGTTTATTAACCAATCCTACTCTATCGATGGTTTTTATAGGCCCCATAAAAACCCCGTGTATGAATATGTGCAGCGCTGGGGGCGGGTGCGCCACAACCCCTATAGCCATACTATTCCACGCAGCGATGTGCGCGGTATTATTCGCAACCTGCGCAATAAACGCGCAATTAATTATGCACCAGACCAAGATTACGGCAAAAAGCACAGTGTGTTTGCGCCTTTTTTTGGTATTCCCGCGGCAACAGTCACTGCCCCTAGCCAGTTAATTCGCGTGGGTAAAGCGAAAGCCATCCCTTATGTAACAGGCCGGCACTCAGACGATTCAGGCTACTACATTCGTTTTTACCCGCCTATGGACGAGCTGGGGCAGGGCGATGAGCAGGCCGACGCAGAGCTAATAAACGCGTTTGTGGAGCGCGAAGTGCGCCGCAACCCAGGGCAATACCTTTGGTCGCACCGCCGTTTTAAAACCCGCCCAGACGGCGAGAAAGATTTTTATCGCGTAGAGCATATGCCCTGGAAGCAGCGCAGGCTTAAACAAGAGCAGCAACGTAAGCGCAAGTAA
- a CDS encoding NADP(H)-dependent aldo-keto reductase produces MQYRKLGNTDEELSLIGLGTMTWGEQNTQAEAFQQMDMALANGVNFFDAAEMYPIPPKPETQGQTEAILGNWLAARGCREKIFLATKITGREGRNAGLSHIRGGARLNREHVFKAVDSSLKRLQTDYIDLYQVHWPERATNFFGRLGYEHQQDDGVSIEETLSALTELVQQGKIRHIGLSNETPWGVMEYMRLAREKNLARIQSIQNPYNLLNRTAEIGLTEMCIREQISFLAYSPLAFGKLTGKYLNGAQPEGARLTLYSRFARYDKVNAEEAITAYVALANEHGISPADFALAFVNTRDFTGSNIIGATNLEQLQANINSVDVALSEDMLAAIADIHARYPNPSP; encoded by the coding sequence GTGCAATACCGTAAATTAGGTAACACCGATGAAGAGTTAAGCTTAATCGGTTTAGGCACCATGACATGGGGCGAGCAAAACACGCAGGCTGAGGCTTTCCAGCAAATGGATATGGCGTTGGCAAATGGCGTTAATTTTTTTGATGCGGCCGAAATGTACCCTATACCTCCCAAGCCAGAAACACAGGGGCAAACCGAAGCGATACTCGGCAATTGGTTGGCCGCGCGCGGTTGTAGAGAAAAAATATTTCTGGCCACCAAAATTACTGGGCGCGAAGGTCGCAACGCAGGTTTATCGCATATTCGCGGCGGGGCGCGCTTAAACCGAGAACATGTATTTAAAGCTGTCGACTCATCCCTTAAGCGTTTGCAAACCGATTATATCGATTTGTATCAAGTACATTGGCCAGAGCGAGCAACCAACTTTTTTGGCCGTTTAGGCTACGAGCATCAACAAGATGATGGTGTAAGCATTGAAGAAACCCTGTCGGCATTAACTGAGCTTGTACAGCAGGGTAAGATTCGCCATATCGGGTTATCTAACGAAACGCCGTGGGGTGTAATGGAGTATATGCGATTGGCGCGCGAAAAAAATTTGGCCCGCATTCAAAGTATTCAAAACCCCTACAACCTGTTGAATCGCACCGCAGAAATAGGTTTAACCGAAATGTGTATACGCGAGCAAATAAGCTTTTTAGCCTATTCGCCGCTCGCATTTGGCAAGCTTACCGGTAAGTATTTAAATGGCGCACAGCCTGAAGGCGCGCGACTAACGTTATACAGCCGCTTTGCTCGCTACGATAAAGTCAATGCCGAAGAGGCCATTACCGCCTACGTTGCGTTGGCGAACGAGCACGGAATATCACCGGCAGACTTTGCTTTAGCTTTCGTAAATACGCGTGATTTTACGGGCAGTAATATTATTGGTGCGACCAACCTCGAACAGCTGCAGGCGAATATTAACAGCGTAGACGTAGCGCTTAGCGAAGATATGCTCGCAGCCATTGCCGATATTCACGCACGCTATCCCAATCCGTCCCCCTAG
- the fabV gene encoding enoyl-ACP reductase FabV, which produces MIIKPKVRGFICTNAHPEGCAANVREQIDFVKSQGEIADGPKKVLVIGASTGYGLASRITAAFGCGAATLGVFFEKPGTERKTGSAGFYNSVGFHAEAEKAGLYAKSINGDAFSDEIKAKAIDVIKRDLGKVDLVVYSLASPRRTDPKTGELYSSVLKPIGQSYTAKNLNTDTLKIADMTIEAANEEEIANTVKVMGGEDWELWVEALKEADVLAENAKTVAYTYIGDKLTWPIYGKATIGRAKEDLDRAATAINQKLADLGGSANVAVLKALVTQSSSAIPIMPLYISILYKVMKEEGTHEGCIEQLYRLFTEGVYTDTPRLDDANRFRMDEKELAAELQAKVEAIWPNVTEENLFEETDYKGYNAEFLKLFGFGVDGIDYEKDVAPDVALDLE; this is translated from the coding sequence ATGATTATTAAGCCCAAAGTTCGTGGTTTTATTTGTACCAACGCCCACCCAGAAGGGTGTGCGGCTAATGTTCGTGAGCAAATTGACTTTGTTAAGTCTCAGGGTGAGATAGCCGACGGCCCTAAAAAGGTATTAGTTATTGGTGCGTCTACCGGCTACGGTTTGGCTTCGCGCATAACTGCAGCATTTGGTTGTGGCGCCGCTACTTTAGGTGTTTTCTTCGAAAAGCCTGGCACCGAACGCAAAACCGGCTCTGCAGGTTTTTACAACTCTGTTGGTTTCCATGCAGAGGCCGAAAAAGCAGGCCTATACGCTAAAAGCATTAATGGCGATGCGTTTTCTGATGAAATTAAAGCGAAAGCCATTGATGTTATTAAGCGCGATTTGGGCAAAGTAGATTTAGTTGTTTACAGCTTAGCGTCACCGCGTCGCACAGATCCAAAAACCGGCGAGTTGTACTCTTCGGTATTAAAGCCAATTGGTCAGTCTTACACGGCTAAAAACTTAAACACCGATACCCTAAAAATTGCCGATATGACTATTGAAGCGGCGAATGAAGAAGAAATTGCCAACACCGTAAAAGTAATGGGCGGTGAAGATTGGGAATTGTGGGTAGAAGCCCTAAAAGAAGCTGATGTATTGGCTGAAAACGCTAAAACTGTTGCCTACACCTACATTGGCGATAAGTTGACTTGGCCAATTTATGGCAAAGCAACCATTGGCCGAGCAAAAGAAGATTTAGATCGCGCGGCAACAGCCATTAACCAAAAGTTAGCCGATTTAGGCGGCAGCGCCAACGTAGCTGTATTAAAAGCATTGGTAACCCAATCTAGCTCTGCTATTCCTATTATGCCTTTGTATATTTCTATTCTTTACAAGGTGATGAAAGAGGAAGGCACGCACGAAGGTTGTATCGAACAGTTGTATCGTTTGTTCACCGAAGGCGTATACACCGACACCCCACGTTTAGACGATGCTAACCGCTTCCGTATGGATGAAAAAGAGCTAGCGGCAGAGCTGCAAGCTAAAGTGGAAGCCATTTGGCCAAACGTTACCGAAGAAAATCTGTTTGAAGAAACCGACTACAAAGGTTACAACGCAGAGTTTTTGAAGCTATTTGGTTTTGGTGTAGATGGCATAGACTACGAAAAAGACGTTGCGCCAGATGTTGCACTCGATCTAGAGTAA